In Engraulis encrasicolus isolate BLACKSEA-1 chromosome 15, IST_EnEncr_1.0, whole genome shotgun sequence, the genomic window gttgctggaatcaacacagactacctccatgcaccttatcagaacactttgcatgtttttgtatacttgtcccctttgtgtattgctgctaatctttctctttctaggttctgttggttgcatgcagattgtgccagatgatttatctgtctatggtctaagcatgggctctgtgctaatatgcaatttgtgctcttttttccctcaggtcaacagccgacagggtccttccacaaccacatacttatgtatgtatgcctccaacctcaaaccaggcccttcacagttgctgcacttacccaccttcccagagtttttgtgtggtaatgacaactgtaaatatagtataaagtaatgtatctagtgtcatgtgtaatacattgtttaaattgtccatacatttcaatgacagtaaatattggtggacacaatttgactgtgtggcttttttttaaattcattctctgactgaaaatgcatggttacataatttatatattccacaagaccacaatcagaagaacatttgacaggttgcatttattttctatgtatgaaaaaaacaatggtaacaagacaaacgtggttccaaaccaaaaaggtgagatgtacagatgaatgctcctacagataatgaaaaataataaaagtctgcacactgccggtttgtgtgttttataccgtactctgtataaaccttttatattgctctattggagcagggtaaccctggctaatcctgggtattgtactgtgtattacaaggtcagccctgttcaagtgccccatactgtctgcaggctgcatgcctgaagagaccgtttctctcacctggtcctacatcagcccaaagtcttatcaaaactgagaacaccacagcatttcctttcaatgttcatgggcatctccttacagattgcgcagaggcgccaggttggttgtgctactgggctgtgactgaggaccagatgtcatgtgccaggtcgaacatcaaactggggtcacgggtcagggcacgctgcagtaaccgatgggattgcttcaaattcaatgattgaatcaaggcctgcaaagcaataaatacattttatgtagtgcattttctatttgatgatggggactaaataactcttgacaataagaccaatatggacataagcaatcattattgtgtatataaataaagatgtgccaattatatgcatacaacgttttcagtcaatttcttacaaactggtgttgtgccaggggttacacagatgtatgaagtagatgggcttttatggatgtacttgaactaccactggtgttgtgtacctacaaccatgtaatatcacactactactcataggagtagaaatattgtaatggttatcacaacaggtgtactcgtgtagcctactcgtgttgcgatatagagtacatccgttgtgataacatccattacaatacttacacatctggaggaatacagcaggacaatgttattgagggatgaatgtacatccttacagttagcagggcgtcaattctgttggagtctccctaatcaaaccgacctctgctgcgtctatcttcctcctcctccatctctggccatcggtcctactgggctgttaggtcgttatgattgtgatgggccaggaaagtcagagctggagctctcgtggtcgtggaaggtctaaagcatatgaaaatatcgtcagccaaaacaatttcattagcgttgatcagttcggttgtttttctttactccctctgtccctgtgtctgcgcgtgcgacaactgaagtgaaatctgaagtcatagcctaaaacactacggattgtggtgtcgggtatatataaatacaatagtaaaatgtatactgcggtacacatctgtcaaaataaatccatgtgtcagtactgtagctactggctagaactactgtctagggatgacagtatagcatctgtcatcagtgttaggaagttagaatgagatatctaagtaacacgtatcaagtcaagttcaataactaatctagtatacatctactgtcatcaatatttcttgaaattgcaaccatgacggcctgtgcgtttattgtgatgttgaacattcttaccgtagccggagacagtgccatggctggaagttagcttggctagtcgctttgtcgtggcttctagcccgccccccgcctcgtgagctctcgtgggttcccgggataatccgaacacttgacagactgcatgcgcgttcatgtgttttgaaggcgtggctttgaggggagggctgaagggagaggcgggctgtgtattttcaaaaatatagctcacaggaaccgtttttcaaagatctccaaccctacctttaagtaattttttgcccttttaagaaaaatagaaattgtgccaatctggtcggaaacggactacagctcccagcatgctgtgcttcgcgcctcgttgacaacacagagaaacaaatgaacgcgaacgaacgcaagttcttcgcatatcttcacattcttgtaatcctatgagttccacattgtcttcttattacacatatatacacgcgatcattttggtatggttttaaattctctagtagatatgatggcttctgtggtgacgagtaaccacctctctagctcatgtttggctatgctaatttggctatgctaattacatggagtaaacaagccacacatgccagtcagtgtagttctgtattagctttttaaagaatattaaaatcagctcagatcagtgaaaaaacgaacattttaccacctgattcgataaaacgggccaacatacccataatatgactgccactacttctacttcgtcgtcagggccgagatgtaatttttcaaagaaaaaaaacattcatttgttggagggggttggaacgttgccagcagggggcgatgagattactttccctccccaTAGCCGCATAATAAAGGATGGAAGCCCATAATTAGCGTCATACCATGTTAATTCTTATCAACATCATATTGttgtataaaatattaacatcCACGTGCACGTTAGCCTACATAACCTGTTACACATGCTAGCTTTATTCTAAAAAAACATCCTGCTTGTTATAATGTACggtatgcaaacacgcacacatttctTTCCACATGTAACATCTTTGTATGTTATGTATGGACCAAGGTTTTGTCTATTTACAAAAAGTTACCACTATACATCACCTTGTATGGGATGGTGATTTCTGCGATGGCAGGAGGTGGAGGACGATCGGAAGATGGCGTGCAGTTCCGTACATGCTCGTTACTTTCCGTCTGGGATCCATAGGATCCATAGGATTTGCCTTGCGTAACATGAAACGTCAAAATGACAAAAGGCGTTCATATCAACGTGAAAATGCCTTTAAAATGACGTTCCATTTTACGCTCTCTCGTGAGACTACGTTGGCATACCATGTCCCACTTGTGCGGCTTCCACTCCTCATGTCTTTGCATTAAGCACACCCACCGCAGGCCTCTCTCCCCTCTTGGTGGGAAGCTAGAAATTATatcaataggtgcgatcgagatgacatcaacgcatgcatgcgcatttagacagcaatgcaccctggatgaaaatgctgcatgacggttagatttcctgtcaaacttcgaaatttcgtcgatgttgcgttgacgaggtgacatgtcacatggtgtcaaactatcgcgggatgaatgcggctgcagtcagatcttgcaacctctgcagttgcttatccccttcaacgctcgtctgcggactgcctccgaggtcacgcgcccatgaactggttggtcaacaactcactcacgtgtgtatatggttCTTGTCTCCCACCTCTActcaagtttgcgcaggtccccacttcagctcctcctcactgcctgcccccccactcctcacacgtggtgtgttagtagagcaaaccggtaagacctcatcgtctcgttcatatttgtggccgactgtaaatgcgctgtatttaataacacccacatcgtgacaacaagttctcgctcacatgcttccGTCAACGGTggtcagcaacaaagtcgtatgggcctaaTGCCTGGCTGAGCTTTTGCTTGTTTGGTTTCAGTCGCggtaaacaataataatacagtggGAAAATTTGGTTTACGATGAATGAATCACTTAAACTTTTATATTACTCACATTTAGAAAAGCTATGTAGGCCTAGCCATCAGGTAAGCTTAGTCATGCTAGCCAGTTAGATTTCAAGTTAAATTTCCTACATTAAGTTAGTTAACAATGTGATAAACTAAGCATCAAATTATTTTAAAAGTCCAATTTACCTGTGAAATGTCAGGCCATTTCCCTTTTGTCTCTTGTTGCTACAAGTAGCATGAGCACATTCTTGAGGCATGGTTGCAGATGAAATGCAATATCTGCCTGCACAATCTGCATcttgaaccagtgttgcaaaaaaaacctgtaaaaaaaaaaaacattggcattgccagtctaggttaatctaggtctgtggttggcgaagcttgattgtatgtgtaaaaaaagagagcgaccgtgtgtgtgtggctaatccgAAATTACGAGCGAGTTAACAGTCGAATTCCCATGGAAGTGTCTTTGTTGTAGGCTTATTCTGTTTGATGCCTTAGTATTTTGTACTGGTTCTGTGGTGGCAATTTGCAAACTGGTAGACATTTGGGCTGTTATggtcatgtccacgcacaaacGTTTTGTCTTATGAACTTCTCATTAGCTCTTGGTCCATCTGTGTGTGAAACATGTTGAAGGATGATTTAGTTGTTATAACCccgttttgtgttttctttgccTGCTGCTTCTGAATTGATCACCATTTAGCTTCACGTTATAATTCTGCTTGAAAATATGGTAAGCCTACGTCTAGTTCAAACGAGCGCTAGATTTTGAATAGCCAGCCAGCTGTGCATTACATCGGCTCTCGCGCTGTGGCAGCCTCACGCTCTCTTGAGCTGTCCGAGTGTGGATGCAGGTTACACCCTAGCTTgcgtgagacctctggtacaaccCACTAAAACGAATAGGAAGGCATGAATATTTGAATTGAGTGGCAAGGGCTAGGTCAAAATTTCTaactattttgttattagtaACTGCCATAAGACgttctcttggacacctccaatagatgaaacaaataaacgtcattttatggcagtagtgttagctcatgttctgttcttctatcttggGCCCTCTTGATATAGGTGTGTTCCTTGCACATATGGCATTCTTATTCGCATTTAAAtacctcagtcagtgcaatgtaaagacaggcTGTTCACAATTGCTGGTATGATCACTTGAAATTGTGAACACGAGCATTGCACCTCACTTgtcatttatgatcagatctctttatgcTTATATTATGCATTATTGCATTCATTcagatgcacaggtgtgtgtgtgtgtgtgtgcatggccgcaGACCGGGCCCGGgtctaaatcatctgaaagggtccccctctcaaaaaatacaatataattaggtcccaattctggggccctcttTCTCGGGGCCCaggtcaactgtcccctttgtcctcccctgtcggcttctgcgCACGTGcctccatacgtgtgtgtgtgtgtgtgtgtctgtgtcaattgaccacaatctggctttatttcatttttttaatactccgcgaaggtctaaaattttgcccatgatggtctaaaaaaggcctaaaaaagtctaaaatttcactcgttaaaacctgcagacaccctgcttccttgattaattgcacaaagcaagtgttcaaattaaaggatatagagttatatttcggaaatttgtacacaaaccctttgcaatttgatgATATCTCAgtgtcggtcagggaaaccgcttctaccccatttttcaATTTTTCGCTGAGCTGTGGttaacttgttgttgaccgctgctctcttgtggcggtttccgtgtattTAGGACATTTGGAAATGACTTGCaagatgtttttgagatcgatttattttgtgtgtcattggggagagggctttgaatttgatgaaacaaatatgatgcgtccggcgcgataggaGTTAATGGTTTcttttcagatgttgtgtgtgcgagagacagTATAGCGCAAATTAGTTTCAGAAAATAGGAGACTgctgacagtacagtacatacccaGAGCTTTAAACAATGTGTCGCACAGTAGTGCTCTCATTAGTGTTACATCATAGGCCTCCACAGAGGACTTCCCATCCAGAAGAGACTGTGcaaatatagatatagatatactgtatagaaCAGGTGTGTAAAGGCCCTTGTGTGGTTTCAGTCCTCTTTTTGTTTTCACTCGGCCTTCTACAGCTCTGTAGTCACATGTGTAACACTGATAGGCTAGTTAACACAGGCAGCGTTTGATattgtcaacacgctatttgattggTGGCTTATGAGAATATGCtcacaaccctctgcatgtgtgttcaAAATTCTCCTCTGGGACACAGTTCTACaggctttgccatcagacttCATTGTTGACAAGGGTGAATTGAACCAGTAGTTTCAATATCTCCAAGTTCCTCCTAACCAACTTACAGTAGAGCGAAGGAGGCAACAATTAGATTAGTGAACCATTCCGCAGACTTTTTACCGCTGGATGGAATAAGTGAATAAAGTATATCCCTTGTATTGTGTTCAATTACTATTACCAATCCTTGTGTTTGGGTCAGTTTCGACCTGTCTGAAATCAGCTCCTAAACTAAACACAATTCTGTAGTTTACAATTTGATTGTAATCTCCCCCAAATTAGCCTGCTtatccacatcacaccacattcTTTTGGGTAATTTTTGTATtcacctagcctagaaatctagacgcccctagcgaccgcaaattgaatttgctcccgagggccgtctagcggaccccggtcgttttgcgaggctgaaagttatccgatgacagggccaatcaaatcgcgaggggggccgggctacctagtaaacaggaaacgttctaagaagaagcatggtgtccgtccgtgctacgtacagcacgaaagtgtttacttaatttaaaaagcctggatgataatacatttcgtggctgacattgattgatgtaataatacaccatgaacttatcggacacaaatagatctcaacacattaccatttgatcattcgatgttttaaactagctcggtaagctaagttgagcattttacagaaccagatagtcacacgctattatcagaccactactgtaggtgtagaatgaaattgctgccccaatttctaataagacacatgccattaaaaacgagacatttgggagctttgaaagtcttcgagtagcttactaaatagatgggaatgacacctagtctaccaagctagtggctagctaacctgtcgtcaacaacacagagctaggtatccagccttgtattatatgcctgccccaaattctaataagatccatgtcattaaaaacgagacatttgggagctttgaaagtctgtaagtcgcttactaaatagatgggaatgacacctagtctaccgagctagcggctagccaacgtatccagccatgtattagttatgggtatacagctagctagctaacaccgaacatgccatgttgacaacaatcataaatataaccacaataagccccaaattgcttgacgtttcgctgattgatcaaggagggccatgtggttgaaaacgatgcatttttgaactgtataagtgaaaacacgatttattaggaaacttgtttgtggctgtggtcatcacacgcattcactgctacgacggctcgaagttgccgcttcacctacaaaggggcgtgtcgctgtgacagctgtgacgttacacagaagtgtgtggggattggttgttccaccatcctattgcgtgacgttgagtgctgaagcaacggtttatcccgcccacactgccgcccagccctcctagaccctagtacagctttttgctgtacgggtctggctgcgctaggctagtatTCACCCTCATTTCCATCAAAATGTATGTACTGCGctattctgtactgtactgtgtcatACGGGAGGTATATACTGTGCTGTGTAACTACTAACTATTAATTCATATTACTTGAATGATTTATATGAATAATCAGTTTTATTTTGACTCACTCACTTTATTTTGCCTTGACTCACGCAGCATTCATGATTCCTCTTCTGGCAGTGATTACTGCTTTGTTTTCCAGTTTTTAATATCCAGGTCGAAAGCTACCTGAACATCATAAGTGTTATTTTCAAATTTAGGAAAACAACGATTACTTTTTTGTTCAACTGAACATTGCTGACAAGTAAATCTTTAAATACTAAAAGGGGTTGTGGCGACACAAGATGAGGACTTTTAGGTATGGTTCTTGTCTGTGGAAAAAAAAGTCACTGCCAGCCTGCCttacacaaaataacacaaaattCATTTTAATGAGGACTTttaatgagtttgtgtgtgtgtgtgttgtcctgatATTGTAGCAGCAATCCTTTTGGCAATAATTTCTTGATTCATTAATCAAAGTTAACTTTAAGAAGTACACTATATACAATGCAAATATTAAGAACATCATTTTCAACAAACAGTCATGGAGATTTTACTAGCAGCTATGACACTGTAACAGGCACTGCGGTTCAGAAACATTCATCAATTTAATGTGTTCAACAACACATTGGTTTTGATGAATTAGTGATatgtgacatgcggaagtggcatgtCAATAGACGGCTATGCCTTTTCCGCTAAAAAAATAATTGGTGGACACACAtcattcactgacaggttatggttaagAATGGGTTTTGATCTAAGCACAGTTCAACAGGTGCATAGATTGGTAGACACACTTCGTTCTCTGATAGGTTAGGGGTTAGGAATGATTTTGGtataggcacagttcgacattaCAAACATGGAAACCCCATTAGAGGGAAAATGTCAGTATTTACAATGTCATGAAAGGAGAAATGTTAATGTAGACGGTTACTGATCCCTATGCATTGGCTAAGCTAATCTATGCAAATGGAAAGAAAACAACATTTCAACTACAATTCAGGTGATTTACATATTCAAAAGATaaacatagtaatagtagcataaCAAAACGTAGAATCATTGGCATGTGCCACTTGTCGACGAATCGTCAACCCCCTCTCGAAATTGTATTTGGTCAAGACTGGCCCCTTTAACTCTCATGCATGTCTTTCGATGGATCCTGTACAGACAAGGAAGGACtgatgtaacagaggccaactagcataGTTCGGcctagaatgttagtaaacctccctcccgaagcctcaatatagtgcggtagcgttgggctgtcagaccggccctttagctcagtgcgctcgtactgtgactcccattgctgaACCGATGTGAGTGACGAGGTGACAAGTACGCGCCCCGAAGGCAACGAACTGTGCAGAAACACCTCTGTCACACTGACATCATGATGTTCTGAAAGTCATAGTGTAGAGAAAATGTTAAGTCAATTTAGCTATCTGAATGGATTTTGCTTAATAGTCCAAAACCTTAAACTTTCTTAGTCTCTTGCGAAGTGATTTGTTTGGATCATAGCATAGTGTCTCTGGGATCAGTGTTGGTGTCCCACGTGGACGAGTGAGTATATGGTGCCTTCGCTGGACCTTGGCGAGGGCACCCACACGCTGGTCTGGACCGATGACGATTCCGTGCGGTAGATTCTCGCCTGCGTTTTGAAGCAGCCAAAGTGGCTGGCCAGGACAAAGAAGTCCCGTTTGAAAGCCTTGGTGAAGAATGCGTAGAGGAAGGGGTTGGCGCAGGAGTTGATGGGGTAGAAGAGCACCAGCAGCACCTTGGAGTTGGACACGGTGATCAGTGGCCACTTGAGGGCCGCCGAGATGGCAAAGAAGGAGATGGGCGCCATGCACAGGAAGTCGGTGAAGATGAGCACGGCCATGCGCTTGGCCAGCCGCGTGTCCGCGGCACTGGTGAGCGGCGTCAGAGCCTGGGGGTTGTGGACGGTCTTGTAGATGCGCAAGTAGCAGGCACACACGCCAAGGAAGGCGACCACGTTCAGCAGCAGCACCATCACCACGTAACTCTGGGACTCCACCGTCTCCACGTCCATGGGGAGACAGATGCTCACCTTGACGTAGCTGCTAGAGAGGCCCACCGCCGGGAGCAGCGCCATCAGCCAGGCAAACACCCACCCCCCGGCCATCATGGCTGCAGCGTGGCGCAGTCGCAGCTTACGCTCCAGCTGCATGGCGTAGGTGATGGTGTGCCAGCGCTCCAGTGTGATGATGGTCAGCGTGTAGATGGACAGCTCGCTGGCGAACACCGTGAAGAAGCCCGCCACCCGGCAGCCCACGCCCGTCTGCCAATCGATGCCGTAGTTGTAGTAGTGCGAGCGCGTGTAGATGTCGACAGAGGCGATGATCATGAGGTAGACGCCCATGCAGAGGTCGGCGAAGGCCAGGTGGCACATGAGGAAGCGCGGCACGGTCAGCTTGTAGCGGCTGGTGAGCAGCACCAGGAGCACCACGGCATTTCCCACGATGGCCAGGACACAGATTACCCAGATGAGCACGCGGAGGTAGGTGCGACCCATGATATCCTCGCAGGGGTTGAATTCATCCGGCGTGGGTAAGCACTTGACCTTTTCCTGCCTCTGGCATTGCTCGCGCCAGAAGACGGGCTCGCTTGCTGAGATGTTAGGATGATCACACACTGATGGTCGCTTTCTGGTCGATGACCTTCATTGaagaaagaaatagacatttaaaATCAGCCTCCATAATCTCGGATTAGAAAAGtgtaattattttgtttttacatttatACAATCAGCAAAATACAGTATAGCAATATAATACGATACAATATAGCAAAAGAAGACTGCATTTGTACTTTGCACTTCATGACAAAATGGAAAAAGGGCAAACCTATTCATGTGGAAGTTggcaaattattttgtttttacatttgtaCAATTagcaaaatacaatacaatatagcaatataatacaatacaatgaacaacaatacaaatacaacaatacaaaaaaatgacTGCATTTGTACTTTGCACTTAAAGACGAAATGGAAAAAGGGCAAACCTATTCATGTGGAAGTTGGCGAATGCGCAGCAGTGGCTTGGGTATGTGAGGGTGGCTTCTTTGAGGCGTGTGAAGAGCTCCAGGCTGGGAAGCCTCTTCAGGGACGGCACAGAGGTGGCGACCAGCGTTGTAATGGAGCCCAGCATGCTGTCCGGCAGGAAGTCAATCTTTGTATGCGAGATGTTTCTGATGAAGGAATGTAATAAGTAATAGTGATAAACATTTCTGTTCCAGAACAATGCAACAATGGCTAAATGAATCATTAAAGATTATTAAATCACTGAAAGAACAAATGGACTTTGTGTTTCTAATAATTACCAccagcagagaaaatgaaaaaacatGAAGGTAGATTGTcttcatgtccgccattttgaatgatcAAACATGTACATTTTTATCTGTaaagcttactgtactttggtcatacacttgtagatattcatgaaaagatcacatttggaaaaaggcagcacagtttcaatgagcagcatagtttcaaactcgggccaccatcctacacagtgcacctcatcACTGAAAGAACAAACGCATAGTATTTTGTGTTTAAAAACTACCAACAGAAGAAAAAAGGTTGTACATTTTCTTATAAGTTATGATACTCCTTTAAGTGACATTTATATTCCAAGGTAGCAGCATGCATTGCATACGACTGTCCAGTGGCCTCATTTGCCCTTTCTCCAGGAGGCCAGATCTCGAGGctctggtatttaaatataaggCAGAAGTAGAAAGTCTTTGAGTCAGATATGCCAGGGAAATGGGACTCTCTTTCAGCTGGTGACTGAGCATTGTTGAAAGAAAGATACACTGAGTGCTTACAGAAAGATAGGACCCTCAGCTCCCAAGAAGGCATTTCTGTGGATGTGACTAAGGTTTTTGTTTCCCATGAGATTCCTgcggaaaggaaaaaaagagagaatgaaaaaagctTTTCCTCCCAATGCCAACAAACTTGATGATGAAAAGTAAAAGGGAAACAGTTGTATTAAACTGTCAACGAACAAAGTAACCGAAAATAGAAGATGTCTCCTACTTACAGCGATATCAGTTTAGTGCCATTGAAAGCAAAGCTGTGCACTGTGTTGATATTATTTCTAGCCAGCCTCCTGcaagaagacaaacaaaacacaagcaagcacacacacacacacacacacacacacacacacacagaatggattAGAATTTAAGTTTCATTTTCTTGTCACATCATCACTGCTGTACCatgacaatacattacattacattacacttggctgacgcttttatctaaagcaacttacaatGTGGCCTAATTGTGTA contains:
- the LOC134463709 gene encoding lutropin-choriogonadotropic hormone receptor-like, which gives rise to MKSTMPVVMMLTLRLMGLRSEDSSLQPGPPHQCHIDAKTGSFRCLNKDITKMPTDIPKSTMFVEFKLTHLRSFTEKAFYDLHNLTKIVIKENCKLEQIHDFSFNNLSKLTEITITISKHLVVIQRKAFWNLPRLQTLTISNTGLKNLPDFSWINPAVASDKFLLDLEDNIYLKEIPSNAFRGLGNGITVEMRLARNNINTVHSFAFNGTKLISLNLMGNKNLSHIHRNAFLGAEGPIFLNISHTKIDFLPDSMLGSITTLVATSVPSLKRLPSLELFTRLKEATLTYPSHCCAFANFHMNRSSTRKRPSVCDHPNISASEPVFWREQCQRQEKVKCLPTPDEFNPCEDIMGRTYLRVLIWVICVLAIVGNAVVLLVLLTSRYKLTVPRFLMCHLAFADLCMGVYLMIIASVDIYTRSHYYNYGIDWQTGVGCRVAGFFTVFASELSIYTLTIITLERWHTITYAMQLERKLRLRHAAAMMAGGWVFAWLMALLPAVGLSSSYVKVSICLPMDVETVESQSYVVMVLLLNVVAFLGVCACYLRIYKTVHNPQALTPLTSAADTRLAKRMAVLIFTDFLCMAPISFFAISAALKWPLITVSNSKVLLVLFYPINSCANPFLYAFFTKAFKRDFFVLASHFGCFKTQARIYRTESSSVQTSVWVPSPRSSEGTIYSLVHVGHQH